A genomic region of Rhodoflexus caldus contains the following coding sequences:
- a CDS encoding glycine--tRNA ligase, with protein MSIENAGVFPKIIAHAKEYGFVFPSSEIYDGLQAVYDYGQNGVELKNNLKQLWWKTMTQIHENIVGIDAAIFMHPSTWVASGHVASFNDPMIDNKDSKKRYRVDHLIEGYADQLAAEGKADKAQAVLDEMNRLLAAEDFAGLHRFITDEGIKCPISGTANWTEVRQFNLMFSTQIGSVADEANTIYLRPETAQGIFVNFLNVQKTGRMKIPFGIAQIGKAFRNEIVARQFIFRMREFEQMEMQFFVRPGTEMEWYNFWKEMRMKWHKALGIPESKLKYHDHEKLAHYANAALDIEFQFPFGFKEIEGIHSRTDFDLRNHQELSKKKQQYFDNEINQNYIPYVVETSVGADRIFLMHLCNAYTEEVTGEGENRKERTFLKLHPAIAPVKAAIFPLTKKDGLPEKAEQIYKALKTDFRVVYEEKDSIGKRYTRQDLIGTPFCIAVDHQTLEDDTVTIRDRDTAAQRRVPIAALRDEIGHAVSFARVFEKL; from the coding sequence ATGTCTATAGAAAATGCAGGCGTTTTTCCAAAGATAATCGCACACGCCAAAGAATACGGATTTGTTTTTCCGTCCAGCGAAATTTACGACGGACTTCAGGCTGTTTATGACTACGGACAAAACGGCGTAGAACTGAAAAACAACCTCAAACAGTTGTGGTGGAAAACCATGACGCAAATCCATGAAAATATTGTGGGCATTGATGCGGCCATCTTCATGCACCCCAGCACATGGGTAGCCTCCGGGCACGTGGCCAGCTTCAACGACCCCATGATTGACAACAAGGACTCCAAAAAGCGCTACCGCGTAGACCACCTCATTGAAGGATACGCCGACCAGTTGGCTGCCGAAGGCAAAGCCGACAAAGCACAGGCCGTTCTGGACGAAATGAACCGCCTGCTGGCTGCCGAAGACTTCGCGGGGCTGCACCGATTCATCACCGACGAAGGCATTAAATGCCCCATTTCGGGCACTGCCAACTGGACAGAGGTACGTCAGTTTAACCTCATGTTCTCTACCCAAATCGGTTCGGTAGCCGATGAAGCCAACACCATTTACCTGCGCCCCGAAACCGCACAGGGTATTTTTGTAAACTTCCTGAACGTGCAAAAAACAGGACGCATGAAAATCCCGTTCGGCATTGCGCAAATCGGCAAGGCTTTCCGCAATGAGATTGTTGCGCGTCAGTTCATTTTCCGTATGCGCGAATTTGAGCAAATGGAAATGCAGTTTTTCGTGCGCCCGGGCACGGAGATGGAATGGTATAACTTCTGGAAGGAAATGCGCATGAAGTGGCACAAAGCCCTTGGCATTCCGGAAAGCAAGCTGAAATACCACGACCACGAAAAATTGGCGCACTATGCCAACGCTGCGCTGGATATTGAGTTCCAATTCCCCTTCGGTTTCAAAGAAATTGAGGGCATCCACAGCCGTACCGACTTTGACCTGCGTAACCATCAGGAGCTTTCCAAAAAGAAACAGCAGTATTTTGACAACGAAATCAACCAAAACTACATCCCCTATGTAGTTGAAACTTCGGTAGGTGCCGACCGCATTTTCCTCATGCACCTCTGCAATGCCTACACCGAAGAGGTAACGGGCGAAGGTGAAAACCGCAAAGAGCGCACCTTCCTCAAACTGCATCCTGCCATTGCGCCCGTGAAGGCGGCAATATTCCCGCTGACCAAAAAAGACGGGCTGCCCGAAAAAGCAGAGCAGATTTACAAAGCCCTGAAAACCGACTTCCGCGTAGTGTACGAAGAAAAAGACAGCATCGGTAAGCGCTATACCCGTCAGGATTTGATTGGTACGCCGTTCTGTATCGCTGTTGACCACCAAACGCTGGAAGATGACACCGTAACCATCCGCGACCGCGACACAGCCGCGCAACGCCGCGTGCCTATTGCCGCTCTGCGCGATGAAATCGGACATGCCGTTTCGTTTGCCCGCGTATTTGAGAAGTTGTAA
- a CDS encoding cysteine desulfurase family protein: MHVYLDNAATTPLDREVYEAMTTFMLEHFGNPSSIHSHGSKVRAAIEQARKKIALTFNTSPSEIFFTSGGTESDNTAIRCAIQTHGIQHAITSRLEHHAVLHTLEELAKQNVVRLSIVRHDAQGNIDLNHLEELLQANPNSLVSLMHGNNEIGNILPIETVGELCEQYGAFFHSDTVQTVGHYRIDLQKIKVHSIVGAPHKFHGPKGVGFLYVRNDKKIHPFVTGGAQERNMRGGTENVYGIVGMAKAIELTYKQLDEYASYIKGLKAYMIERLKATFDDVQFNGTSGDVDNSLYTVLNVSFPPSEANDMLLFNLDIHRISASGGSACSSGSSVGSHVLAALPNTAGRGNVRFSFSKYNTKEEIDYTIAKLGEIFQMQTV; this comes from the coding sequence ATGCATGTTTACTTAGACAATGCCGCCACCACGCCGTTAGACCGTGAAGTATATGAAGCCATGACAACATTTATGTTGGAGCATTTCGGCAACCCGTCTTCCATCCATTCACATGGGAGCAAGGTACGCGCAGCCATTGAACAGGCGCGCAAAAAAATTGCTCTTACGTTCAATACTTCGCCTTCCGAAATATTTTTTACGTCCGGTGGCACAGAGTCTGACAATACTGCCATTCGTTGCGCTATTCAAACGCATGGTATCCAACATGCCATTACCAGCCGATTGGAACACCATGCGGTTTTACATACGCTGGAAGAGTTGGCCAAACAAAATGTGGTTCGCCTAAGCATTGTAAGGCACGATGCACAAGGCAACATAGATTTAAACCATCTGGAAGAACTGCTGCAAGCCAATCCCAACAGCTTGGTATCGCTCATGCACGGCAATAATGAAATCGGCAACATTTTGCCGATTGAAACAGTCGGCGAGTTGTGCGAACAATACGGCGCATTCTTTCATTCCGACACCGTACAGACCGTAGGGCACTATCGCATTGATTTGCAGAAAATTAAAGTACACAGCATTGTAGGCGCGCCACACAAATTTCACGGCCCCAAAGGAGTCGGCTTCCTGTATGTACGCAATGACAAAAAAATCCATCCGTTTGTTACAGGCGGCGCACAGGAGCGCAACATGCGCGGCGGCACTGAAAACGTGTACGGCATTGTAGGTATGGCAAAAGCCATAGAACTCACCTATAAGCAATTAGATGAGTACGCCAGCTACATTAAGGGGCTGAAAGCCTACATGATAGAGCGCCTGAAAGCTACTTTTGATGACGTACAATTCAATGGTACTTCGGGAGATGTTGATAACAGCCTTTACACTGTATTGAATGTCAGCTTTCCGCCATCAGAGGCTAACGATATGCTGTTGTTCAACTTGGATATCCATCGCATCTCGGCTTCGGGTGGCAGTGCCTGTTCAAGTGGCAGCAGCGTAGGTTCTCATGTGCTCGCCGCCTTGCCCAATACGGCAGGCAGAGGCAACGTGCGCTTCTCTTTCAGCAAGTATAACACCAAGGAAGAGATTGACTACACCATTGCCAAATTGGGAGAAATTTTCCAAATGCAAACTGTCTAA
- the glmM gene encoding phosphoglucosamine mutase, giving the protein MALIKSISGIRGIVGGRAGESLTPPDVVRYTAAFGTWVMKHSTEHKVVVGRDARTSGEMINRLVVSTLQSLGIDVIDLGLSTTPTVEIAVQEEQAGGGMIITASHNPGNWNALKLLNSKGEFISSEDGTEVLAIAENNNIDYARAGSLGSYTLNHTYLQKHIEKIVALPLVDKAAIAAANFEIVVDGVNSTGGIAVPMLLEALGVQKIEKLYCEPNGMFPHNPEPLPENLTHICNKLEAGNYDLGIVVDPDVDRLALICEDGTPFGEEYTLVAVADYVLSQNGGGNTVSNLSSTRALRDITQKRGGQYFAAAVGEVNVVAAMKAHNAIIGGEGNGGVIYPELHYGRDALVGIALFLTHLAKFGKSAKMLRATYPNYHISKNKIELNNGINVDAILAKVQERYSKQPINLIDGVKIEFDREWVHLRKSNTEPIIRIYAESESQATADFLANKIISDIKEFIAYKAN; this is encoded by the coding sequence TTGGCACTTATAAAATCAATATCGGGAATCAGAGGAATTGTAGGCGGTAGAGCGGGAGAATCGCTGACCCCACCGGACGTAGTTCGCTACACTGCTGCATTTGGCACTTGGGTAATGAAGCACTCCACGGAACACAAAGTAGTAGTGGGCAGAGATGCACGTACCTCAGGAGAAATGATTAACCGATTAGTCGTTTCTACCTTGCAAAGTCTGGGTATAGATGTAATAGATTTAGGACTGTCCACAACGCCTACGGTAGAAATTGCCGTTCAGGAGGAACAGGCAGGCGGAGGCATGATTATCACAGCTAGCCACAACCCCGGCAACTGGAATGCACTGAAACTGTTAAACAGCAAAGGTGAATTTATTTCATCGGAAGACGGTACAGAGGTGCTGGCAATTGCCGAAAACAACAATATTGACTATGCACGCGCGGGCAGTTTGGGCAGCTACACGCTGAACCATACATACCTGCAAAAACACATAGAAAAAATTGTGGCTTTGCCTTTGGTGGACAAAGCAGCCATAGCAGCCGCCAACTTTGAAATTGTGGTAGATGGCGTTAATTCTACCGGCGGTATTGCCGTCCCCATGTTATTGGAAGCATTGGGTGTTCAAAAAATAGAAAAACTCTATTGCGAACCCAACGGCATGTTTCCGCATAACCCCGAACCACTGCCCGAAAACCTGACACACATTTGCAACAAATTAGAAGCAGGGAACTACGACCTTGGAATCGTAGTAGACCCCGACGTGGACAGGTTGGCGCTTATTTGCGAAGACGGTACACCTTTTGGCGAAGAATACACGCTGGTAGCAGTAGCAGACTACGTGCTGAGCCAAAACGGAGGCGGAAATACGGTTTCCAACCTCTCCTCTACTCGTGCCCTGCGCGATATCACCCAAAAAAGGGGAGGACAGTATTTTGCAGCAGCCGTTGGCGAAGTAAACGTAGTTGCAGCCATGAAGGCGCACAACGCCATTATCGGAGGCGAAGGAAACGGGGGGGTTATCTATCCCGAACTTCACTATGGCAGAGATGCACTCGTAGGCATTGCCCTTTTCCTGACACACTTGGCCAAATTCGGCAAATCTGCCAAAATGTTAAGGGCTACCTATCCAAACTATCACATTTCAAAAAATAAGATAGAACTCAACAATGGAATCAATGTAGATGCCATCCTTGCCAAAGTACAAGAGCGATACAGCAAGCAGCCCATCAACTTGATTGACGGAGTGAAGATTGAATTTGACCGCGAATGGGTGCATTTGCGCAAATCCAATACAGAGCCTATCATTCGCATTTATGCCGAGTCGGAATCGCAGGCGACTGCCGATTTTCTTGCTAACAAAATCATCAGCGACATCAAAGAATTTATCGCCTATAAAGCCAACTAA
- a CDS encoding TonB-dependent receptor, translating to MIDETLLGTRQKALKINLDRRIYGSFAEIGAGQEVASIFFKAGGASGTIAKTMSAYDMTFSNAIYGEDRRYVCESRLNKMFTHEYNLLVERLDKKRGDHTNFFVFANTVEALNYQKSNQGHGWIGVRFQLSPRSTPNDAVIHVKMHDNDALLQQQALGIIGVNLLYACFYLHDDPEAMVKSLMDNLHRDRIEVDMFRLTGPNFKHVDNRLLSLQLVQHGLTEAALFGPDGNVLQASEAFYKKNVLVLRGRFRPLTHVNMDMLETGYQMFIHEQGVQPDNTLKIAELTLQDLKAADPDIDEKDFLDRVDILCSQGLTVLISNYQRYHRLVGYLATQTKQQIGVILGIYNLQNIFDESLYEQLPGGILEAFSTLFKKNVRLYVYPFLNQETKVLHTCENFQLAESQRHLFTHLMANQRIRDIKNANLKNLHIISDHVLAMIKQAQEGWETMVPEEVARLIKDKCLFGYPCDRIKAGFFLDTPRAIDALPEFEEPPLL from the coding sequence ATGATTGACGAAACCTTGTTGGGAACGCGCCAGAAAGCGCTGAAAATCAATTTAGACAGGCGTATTTACGGCTCATTTGCCGAAATTGGCGCAGGGCAGGAAGTGGCCTCCATTTTCTTTAAAGCGGGCGGAGCTTCGGGCACTATTGCCAAAACCATGTCGGCATACGATATGACTTTCAGTAATGCCATTTACGGCGAAGACAGGCGCTATGTGTGCGAGTCGCGACTGAATAAAATGTTTACACATGAGTACAATTTGTTAGTGGAGCGTCTCGACAAAAAACGCGGCGACCACACTAACTTTTTTGTATTTGCCAATACTGTTGAAGCGCTCAACTACCAGAAAAGCAACCAAGGACACGGCTGGATTGGTGTAAGATTCCAACTCTCACCGCGCAGCACCCCTAACGATGCCGTCATCCATGTAAAAATGCACGATAACGACGCTTTGCTGCAACAGCAAGCCTTGGGCATTATTGGCGTAAATCTGCTGTATGCCTGCTTTTACCTGCACGACGACCCCGAAGCAATGGTTAAGTCGTTGATGGACAACCTGCACCGCGACCGCATAGAGGTAGATATGTTCCGCCTGACAGGGCCTAACTTCAAGCACGTGGACAACCGCCTGCTGAGTCTGCAATTGGTGCAGCACGGACTGACCGAAGCAGCGCTTTTCGGCCCCGACGGCAACGTGCTGCAAGCCTCCGAAGCATTTTACAAGAAAAACGTCCTTGTACTGCGCGGCCGCTTCCGCCCGCTGACGCACGTCAATATGGACATGCTCGAAACGGGCTATCAGATGTTCATCCACGAACAGGGCGTACAACCCGACAACACCCTGAAAATAGCCGAACTGACCCTGCAAGATTTAAAGGCAGCCGACCCCGATATTGACGAAAAAGACTTTCTCGACCGCGTAGATATTCTTTGCTCCCAAGGACTTACCGTACTGATTTCCAATTATCAGCGCTACCACCGATTGGTTGGCTATCTGGCAACACAAACCAAGCAGCAAATAGGTGTTATTTTGGGCATCTACAACCTGCAAAACATTTTTGACGAAAGTTTGTATGAGCAATTGCCGGGAGGAATTTTGGAAGCATTCAGTACACTGTTCAAAAAGAATGTACGACTCTACGTGTACCCCTTCCTGAATCAGGAAACCAAGGTGCTGCATACCTGCGAAAACTTCCAACTCGCCGAATCGCAACGCCATTTGTTTACACACCTGATGGCTAACCAGCGCATCCGCGACATCAAAAATGCGAATTTGAAGAACCTGCATATCATTTCCGACCACGTATTGGCAATGATTAAACAGGCACAAGAGGGCTGGGAAACCATGGTGCCCGAAGAAGTGGCAAGACTTATCAAAGACAAATGCCTGTTCGGGTATCCTTGCGACCGCATTAAGGCAGGTTTCTTCTTAGATACACCGCGTGCCATAGATGCACTGCCGGAATTTGAAGAGCCGCCGCTATTGTAA
- a CDS encoding MbnP family protein: protein MKKFIPVLLLAVFTVWGCDTPQPAVSNQIALNLAMQFDGQPLVLADKQYQNANGDLFTVERFQFYLSNVKFKNSITRDSFAVPNSYHLVVRKENTHLFELPFEVPAGKYDMVEFAVGVDPKRNLSTDQVGDLDPSNNMAWDWNTGYKFVLLEGRLFPPSGSPRGLVFHIGGDENYRIIRLPLSTTIDTRNRAQNNIAIDVEVSAMFNAPNVINLNRQSTVMMGPIATQVANNYAANMFRIRAVNP from the coding sequence ATGAAAAAATTTATTCCGGTGCTTTTGCTGGCAGTTTTTACGGTTTGGGGGTGTGATACACCCCAGCCTGCGGTCAGCAATCAAATTGCACTCAATTTAGCTATGCAGTTTGACGGGCAGCCCTTGGTACTTGCCGACAAGCAGTATCAAAATGCAAATGGCGATTTGTTTACCGTTGAGCGGTTTCAGTTTTATCTGAGCAATGTCAAGTTTAAAAATTCTATCACACGCGATTCGTTTGCTGTGCCCAACAGCTATCATTTGGTGGTGCGCAAAGAAAATACTCATTTGTTTGAATTACCTTTTGAGGTGCCGGCAGGTAAATACGACATGGTGGAATTTGCCGTTGGGGTAGACCCTAAACGCAACCTCTCAACCGACCAAGTAGGCGACTTAGACCCGTCTAACAACATGGCATGGGATTGGAACACGGGTTACAAATTCGTATTATTGGAAGGCCGCCTGTTTCCTCCTTCAGGCAGCCCGCGCGGGCTTGTATTCCATATAGGCGGCGATGAAAACTACCGCATCATCCGCTTGCCGTTGAGCACTACGATTGACACCCGCAACCGTGCGCAAAACAATATAGCCATAGACGTAGAAGTGAGTGCCATGTTTAATGCACCGAATGTGATTAATCTCAACAGGCAAAGCACCGTGATGATGGGGCCAATTGCGACACAAGTAGCCAACAACTACGCCGCCAATATGTTCCGCATTCGGGCGGTGAATCCTTAG
- the fabG gene encoding 3-oxoacyl-[acyl-carrier-protein] reductase, producing MGLLKGKNALITGASKGIGRAMAIRFAQEGANVGFTYLSSVAQGEALQKELEALGVKAIGYRSDASDHQAAEQLITQFIADFGTLDILVNNAGITRDGLLMRMSEEQWDAVINTNLKSVFNLTKAATKHLMKQKFGSVINITSVVGIKGNAGQANYAASKAGIIGFTKSVALELGSRNIRCNAIAPGFIETEMTAQLDPKVVESWKEAIPMKRGGTPEEVADCAVFLGSDLSRYITGQVLQVNGGMLT from the coding sequence ATGGGTTTACTTAAAGGCAAAAATGCGCTGATTACGGGCGCTTCTAAGGGTATCGGACGCGCTATGGCAATCCGCTTTGCGCAAGAAGGTGCCAACGTAGGCTTTACCTACCTTTCCAGCGTGGCACAAGGCGAAGCGCTGCAAAAAGAACTGGAAGCATTGGGCGTAAAAGCCATCGGCTACCGCTCCGATGCCTCCGACCATCAGGCTGCCGAACAACTGATAACACAATTCATTGCCGACTTCGGCACTTTGGACATTCTGGTCAATAATGCCGGTATCACACGCGATGGCCTGCTGATGCGCATGAGCGAAGAGCAATGGGATGCAGTTATCAATACCAACCTCAAATCGGTATTTAATCTCACCAAAGCAGCTACCAAACACCTAATGAAGCAAAAATTCGGCTCTGTTATCAATATCACTTCTGTTGTAGGCATCAAAGGTAACGCCGGCCAAGCTAACTATGCGGCTTCCAAAGCCGGTATCATCGGCTTTACCAAATCGGTAGCTTTGGAACTCGGTTCACGCAATATTCGCTGCAATGCCATTGCGCCGGGCTTTATTGAAACAGAAATGACCGCGCAGTTAGACCCCAAAGTAGTGGAAAGTTGGAAAGAAGCCATCCCGATGAAGCGCGGCGGCACTCCCGAGGAAGTGGCCGACTGTGCCGTATTCCTTGGCTCCGACTTATCCCGCTACATCACCGGGCAGGTATTGCAGGTGAACGGCGGTATGCTGACGTAA
- a CDS encoding nuclear transport factor 2 family protein, which translates to MKNMPFYNETERLFHYVSTHNFNDLAELCDDDFGIVDLGPEGNNVMIRTRAEWENWFKTLFAQLDAMQAETFTDILDYKALQDGNLGYSVVEFCQHLKTADKHGRFYCVVTIIWKAVGSGWKESRWHVSLLRTEWE; encoded by the coding sequence ATGAAAAACATGCCCTTTTACAATGAAACAGAACGATTGTTTCACTACGTCAGCACACACAATTTCAATGACCTCGCCGAGCTTTGCGATGACGATTTCGGCATTGTGGATTTAGGCCCGGAAGGCAATAATGTGATGATTCGCACACGTGCCGAATGGGAAAATTGGTTTAAGACGCTATTTGCCCAGTTGGATGCCATGCAGGCAGAAACTTTTACCGACATATTGGACTACAAAGCCCTGCAAGACGGTAATCTTGGCTACTCGGTAGTAGAATTTTGTCAGCACCTGAAAACGGCCGATAAACACGGGCGCTTTTACTGCGTGGTAACTATCATCTGGAAAGCCGTTGGCAGCGGTTGGAAAGAATCAAGATGGCATGTTTCGCTGCTCCGCACCGAGTGGGAATAA
- a CDS encoding L,D-transpeptidase family protein — translation MFLFIGSVLPFFAAAQSLPADCRQLIVVQTDGWHKITATLTRYQRTDERSGWVQTGKPYRVAIGKNGIAWDGRQPFSPKDKTAPIKKEGDGRSPAGIFPLLYAYGYDQPQPSWEFPYMRVNEQTLCIDDPQSRYYNQIISRDSIAKADWKSHEDMRRKDELYRFGIVVGYNTQPVQPGSGSCIFMHLSAGTPQNPKGTAGCTAMLREEMLQLLNWLKATHKPMLVQMPVAEWVAIKNNLNIR, via the coding sequence TTGTTTTTATTCATTGGTAGTGTGCTGCCTTTTTTTGCGGCAGCGCAATCACTACCTGCCGATTGCCGCCAATTGATAGTTGTACAAACCGACGGTTGGCACAAGATAACGGCCACACTGACGCGTTACCAACGTACCGATGAACGCTCCGGATGGGTACAGACAGGCAAACCCTATCGGGTAGCCATTGGCAAAAACGGCATTGCATGGGACGGCAGGCAGCCTTTCAGCCCCAAAGACAAAACAGCGCCTATTAAAAAAGAAGGCGACGGCAGGTCGCCCGCAGGTATTTTCCCATTGCTGTATGCCTATGGCTACGACCAGCCACAGCCCTCATGGGAGTTTCCGTATATGCGTGTAAACGAACAAACGCTCTGCATAGACGACCCTCAGTCGCGTTATTACAATCAGATTATCAGCCGCGACAGTATTGCAAAAGCCGACTGGAAAAGCCATGAAGATATGCGGCGCAAAGATGAACTTTACCGCTTTGGCATTGTTGTAGGCTACAATACACAACCCGTACAGCCGGGCAGCGGCTCTTGCATTTTTATGCACCTCAGCGCCGGAACACCGCAAAATCCGAAAGGTACGGCAGGCTGCACGGCCATGCTGCGCGAGGAAATGCTGCAATTGCTAAACTGGCTGAAAGCAACCCATAAACCCATGCTGGTGCAAATGCCTGTGGCTGAATGGGTTGCCATCAAAAACAACCTGAATATACGTTAG
- a CDS encoding tetratricopeptide repeat-containing sensor histidine kinase has protein sequence MQQQLSDTTRVNVQLRLAKFYWYRQPDSAEYYTNLASNLARKINYKRGEALAYNSIAAIRLLNGEDPSALEYFFKALSIRQQLNDKRGIASCLSNIGFAYLQQDNISLALDYLHQALAINRKYGYTEGLGYTKNNLGEAKFKSHEYDSAAWYLYGALAMWQQVNNDQARIITENNIGFIHLHNNNIDSARYYFEKAIRVAEQLQDKRARSRSLIGLASIAQQQNRQQTAIQLAEDAYQTANQIHEVRHAIQAAELLANAYEQIGDLANAIKYLKIGATANDEVLRMEKNNKALALSYEYEKKAAEKELEKEFANAKAQRYAIMLLVVFLIAVILVAFILWQRSQTATRNNAVLQQSHQQISELNAQLQQALTTAEQQSHRLQAIDQTKNKLFAIISHDLQSPINSLYSILLMLDNKEIKPAEMKVLLKHLKNNIKGLSETMENLLAWAKVQMRGQETQLSEECVNVHETVQLQLQLFAELLKRKKIHVNNCIPAELSVRIEPEHLRIILRNLIGNAIKFTHAFGEIMLYAKSGEDRKSATIFVQDNGIGIAEEKQATVFGDIARLPRRGTAGESGSGLGLAFCKELVEKSGGTIGFYSVQGKGSTFYISLPFVCTAAPSAEYQQSSTPVRQKS, from the coding sequence TTGCAGCAACAGTTGTCCGATACCACTCGGGTAAATGTACAATTGCGACTTGCCAAGTTTTACTGGTACAGGCAGCCCGACTCTGCCGAATATTATACCAATTTGGCATCAAACCTTGCCCGAAAAATCAATTACAAAAGAGGTGAAGCGCTTGCCTACAACAGCATAGCTGCCATTCGCCTGCTGAACGGTGAAGACCCGAGCGCATTGGAATATTTTTTCAAAGCACTTTCCATCAGGCAGCAACTCAACGATAAACGAGGCATTGCCTCTTGTTTGAGCAATATAGGTTTTGCCTACCTGCAACAAGACAATATTTCGCTGGCGCTGGACTATTTGCACCAAGCACTGGCCATTAATCGCAAATACGGCTACACTGAGGGGTTAGGCTATACGAAGAACAATCTGGGCGAAGCAAAATTTAAATCGCACGAATACGACTCGGCAGCGTGGTATCTCTACGGTGCGCTTGCCATGTGGCAACAGGTTAATAACGACCAAGCGCGGATTATTACCGAAAACAATATCGGTTTTATCCACTTGCACAACAACAACATAGACAGCGCAAGGTATTATTTTGAAAAGGCCATTCGGGTGGCGGAACAACTGCAAGACAAGCGCGCCCGTTCGCGCTCGCTGATAGGCTTGGCAAGCATTGCACAGCAACAAAACCGACAACAAACAGCCATTCAACTTGCTGAAGATGCCTATCAAACCGCTAATCAGATTCATGAAGTGCGCCATGCCATACAGGCCGCCGAGTTACTGGCCAATGCCTACGAACAAATCGGCGATTTGGCCAATGCCATCAAGTACCTGAAAATCGGTGCCACTGCCAACGACGAAGTTCTGCGCATGGAAAAAAACAATAAAGCCCTTGCGCTTTCCTATGAATACGAAAAAAAGGCGGCCGAGAAAGAGTTAGAAAAAGAATTTGCCAATGCCAAAGCCCAGCGCTATGCCATTATGTTATTGGTTGTCTTTCTGATAGCCGTTATTTTAGTAGCCTTCATACTTTGGCAAAGAAGCCAAACAGCAACCCGCAACAATGCTGTTTTGCAGCAAAGCCATCAACAGATTTCGGAGTTGAACGCACAGTTACAGCAAGCGCTTACCACTGCCGAGCAACAATCCCATCGGCTGCAAGCCATAGACCAAACCAAGAATAAACTTTTTGCCATTATCAGCCACGATTTGCAATCGCCTATCAACAGTCTTTATTCCATTCTGCTGATGCTTGACAACAAAGAAATCAAGCCTGCGGAAATGAAAGTACTGCTCAAACATTTGAAAAACAACATTAAAGGACTTTCCGAAACAATGGAAAACCTGTTGGCTTGGGCAAAAGTACAAATGCGCGGTCAGGAAACACAGCTTTCGGAAGAATGTGTAAATGTGCATGAAACCGTACAGTTGCAGTTGCAACTGTTTGCCGAATTGCTGAAACGTAAAAAAATACATGTGAATAATTGCATTCCCGCCGAACTGTCCGTCAGAATAGAACCTGAGCATCTGCGTATCATACTGCGCAACCTGATTGGCAACGCAATTAAGTTTACCCATGCCTTCGGTGAAATTATGCTGTATGCCAAATCAGGCGAAGATCGCAAATCTGCCACCATATTTGTTCAGGATAACGGCATAGGCATAGCCGAAGAAAAACAGGCCACCGTTTTTGGTGATATTGCCCGCCTGCCCCGCCGCGGTACGGCAGGAGAGTCGGGCAGCGGGCTGGGTTTGGCATTTTGCAAAGAACTCGTTGAAAAAAGCGGAGGAACTATCGGCTTCTACTCCGTACAAGGCAAGGGCAGTACATTTTATATCTCCCTGCCATTCGTTTGTACAGCCGCCCCATCGGCAGAGTACCAACAAAGCAGCACGCCCGTGCGACAAAAATCATAG